The Chelatococcus sp. HY11 genome includes a window with the following:
- the gmd gene encoding GDP-mannose 4,6-dehydratase, producing the protein MAKRALVTGITGQDGAYLAKLLLEKGYHVVGSMRRTTVASPLRLIELGIADSVELCDIDLFEYSNIARALERVKPDEIYNLAAQSFVGLSFEQPLYTSEIDGIGVARLLEAIRSVVPTARFYQASTSEMFGKVQETPQREITPFYPRSPYAVAKLYAHWMTVNYRESYGLHATSGILFNHESPLRGREFVTRKITHGLARISAGEIDRIELGNLDSQRDWGFAGDYVDGMWRMLQQDEALDYVLATGRTTSVRAFVEQAAKAAGFDLAWRGAGIEEEGFDTATGKVIIAISPRFFRPAEVDLLIGNPERAKTNLGWEAKTSLQDLVTMMVEADMRRVRDGKSGI; encoded by the coding sequence ATGGCAAAACGGGCGCTGGTAACGGGGATCACGGGACAGGACGGGGCTTATCTCGCGAAGCTGCTTCTCGAGAAGGGCTATCATGTCGTCGGATCGATGCGCCGGACCACTGTGGCGTCTCCCCTGCGCCTCATTGAGCTCGGCATCGCTGATTCCGTCGAACTATGCGACATCGACCTCTTCGAATATAGCAACATCGCCCGCGCGCTGGAGCGCGTGAAGCCTGACGAGATCTATAATCTCGCTGCCCAAAGCTTCGTCGGCCTGTCCTTCGAGCAGCCTTTGTACACGAGCGAGATCGACGGCATCGGCGTCGCCCGTCTCCTGGAGGCGATCCGTTCGGTCGTGCCGACCGCGCGCTTCTATCAGGCCTCGACCTCCGAGATGTTCGGTAAGGTCCAGGAGACGCCGCAGCGCGAGATCACGCCCTTCTACCCGCGCAGCCCCTATGCGGTGGCCAAGCTCTACGCGCATTGGATGACGGTGAACTATCGCGAGAGCTACGGCCTGCACGCGACCTCCGGCATTCTCTTCAACCACGAGTCGCCGCTGCGCGGCCGCGAGTTCGTCACCCGCAAGATCACGCATGGGCTCGCCCGCATCAGCGCCGGCGAGATTGACCGCATCGAGCTCGGCAATCTCGACTCCCAGCGCGACTGGGGTTTCGCCGGCGACTACGTTGATGGCATGTGGCGCATGCTGCAGCAGGACGAGGCCCTCGACTATGTGCTCGCCACCGGCCGCACGACCTCTGTCCGGGCTTTCGTGGAGCAGGCTGCAAAAGCGGCCGGGTTCGATCTGGCATGGCGCGGGGCCGGCATCGAGGAAGAAGGCTTCGATACCGCGACTGGCAAGGTGATCATTGCCATCAGCCCACGTTTCTTCCGCCCGGCGGAAGTCGATCTGCTCATCGGCAATCCCGAGCGCGCCAAGACCAATCTTGGCTGGGAGGCGAAGACCAGCCTGCAGGACCTCGTCACGATGATGGTTGAGGCGGACATGCGCCGGGTGCGCGACGGCAAGTCCGGCATCTGA
- a CDS encoding glycosyltransferase, producing MRIAIITAQVPFVRGGAELLADRLRDQLRLYGHNAEIVSLPFKWYPPSTLLDHMVAATLTDFSNYNAVPVDLAIGLKFPAYLGQHPNMVMWLLHQYRGAYDEWDSGHGDLLFHEDGKLARDAIRQADNLAMRRAKAVFTISENVTKRLQRYNGVPSTALYHPPPLAERHDCRGYEDYLYFPSRLSLPKRQSLVVEALARTRAPVKVMFAGAADNPQQERELHELAVKFGVDDRVIWRGAINDDGMVDAYARARAVVYPPRDEDYGYVTLEAMLSRKAVVTCADSGGPLEFVEDGVSGFITAPDPTSLAAAMDEIWEDTAQAERMGSAAWDRYQSMGISWQNVIAQLTNEHTEAATAIDVPPVAHRPSPSAVVASAVLPDIAPVIAKTGINSVAELSKVFELDEAFNTPDAVIYYQRHFIRYLTSLAMLDLKPGMRVLDIGASEPYVFGALLKRYAPDVWISAVEERGSAAPMNYTIKSKVAGVPDFDVHRVKCNVERERLPFPDASFDVVLAMEILEHLPVNPAFFAEEIARVTRPGGQVLVTTPNITSHQSAARLLNGHSPYSFGIFMPLMGIHGRHQREWTPHEVELLMRKAGFDTDRLSTADVYDQAVEAKTADVLMAWRRNPVLLGETTLYRGTRNLRPSEAPLELYSSDPRRYRGGILATRRRPTDLDVQVSLSNKSPVTWLHDGLDPVQLEVRWLNDDGELSQEFVRLALPRSVGPGETLDVRLRLGDEPERYEGAASIRLFHLGHGWFDILDTTNSVLLPLKRATFEAFMAQPELREA from the coding sequence ATGCGCATCGCGATCATCACGGCCCAGGTGCCATTCGTTCGCGGCGGCGCGGAGTTGCTCGCCGACAGGCTCCGCGACCAGCTGCGTCTCTACGGGCACAATGCCGAAATTGTCTCGCTGCCCTTCAAGTGGTATCCGCCGTCGACGCTGCTCGATCATATGGTCGCGGCAACGCTGACGGATTTCAGCAACTACAACGCGGTCCCGGTGGATCTTGCCATCGGCCTCAAGTTCCCCGCCTATCTCGGCCAGCACCCCAACATGGTGATGTGGCTGCTGCACCAATATCGCGGCGCCTATGACGAGTGGGATTCCGGCCATGGCGATCTCCTTTTTCACGAGGACGGCAAGCTGGCACGGGATGCCATCCGGCAGGCCGACAACCTGGCCATGCGGCGCGCCAAGGCTGTTTTCACCATCTCGGAAAACGTGACCAAGCGGCTGCAACGGTATAACGGGGTACCCTCCACGGCGCTGTATCATCCCCCGCCGCTCGCGGAACGCCATGATTGCCGTGGATACGAGGATTACCTCTATTTCCCGAGCCGGCTTTCCCTCCCGAAGCGCCAGTCGCTGGTGGTCGAGGCGCTGGCGCGGACGCGCGCGCCGGTCAAGGTCATGTTTGCCGGGGCCGCCGATAACCCGCAGCAGGAACGGGAGCTTCATGAGCTTGCCGTGAAGTTCGGGGTCGACGACCGCGTGATCTGGCGCGGCGCGATCAACGACGACGGCATGGTGGACGCCTACGCCCGCGCCCGGGCCGTCGTCTACCCGCCGCGCGATGAGGACTATGGCTATGTGACGCTTGAGGCGATGCTGTCGCGCAAGGCTGTGGTGACCTGCGCGGATTCCGGCGGTCCGCTTGAATTCGTCGAGGATGGCGTAAGCGGTTTCATTACCGCGCCCGATCCAACCTCCCTCGCCGCGGCGATGGATGAAATATGGGAGGACACCGCGCAGGCCGAGCGGATGGGTTCCGCCGCGTGGGATCGCTATCAATCGATGGGCATCTCCTGGCAGAACGTCATCGCGCAGCTCACGAACGAGCATACCGAGGCCGCCACCGCGATCGACGTGCCTCCCGTGGCACACAGGCCAAGCCCGAGCGCGGTTGTCGCCAGCGCCGTGCTTCCGGACATCGCGCCTGTCATCGCGAAGACGGGGATCAACAGCGTCGCCGAACTCAGCAAGGTTTTCGAACTCGACGAGGCGTTCAATACGCCGGATGCGGTGATCTACTACCAGCGCCACTTCATCCGCTATCTCACATCGCTCGCAATGCTCGATCTCAAGCCCGGCATGCGCGTGCTGGATATCGGCGCTTCCGAGCCCTACGTCTTTGGCGCACTGCTGAAGCGCTATGCGCCCGACGTGTGGATATCCGCCGTCGAGGAGCGCGGTTCGGCGGCGCCGATGAACTACACGATCAAATCCAAGGTCGCTGGAGTTCCTGATTTCGACGTGCATCGCGTCAAGTGCAACGTCGAGCGCGAGCGGCTTCCGTTCCCCGACGCGAGCTTTGATGTCGTCCTGGCGATGGAGATCCTTGAACATCTGCCGGTCAATCCAGCCTTCTTCGCGGAGGAGATCGCGCGCGTCACGCGCCCAGGCGGCCAGGTTCTGGTGACGACGCCCAACATCACGTCGCATCAGTCGGCCGCCCGCCTCCTCAACGGCCATTCACCCTACTCATTCGGCATCTTCATGCCGCTGATGGGTATCCATGGGCGCCATCAACGCGAGTGGACGCCCCATGAGGTGGAACTCTTGATGCGTAAGGCGGGCTTTGACACCGACCGCCTGAGCACGGCCGATGTCTATGACCAGGCCGTCGAGGCCAAGACCGCCGACGTGCTGATGGCCTGGCGCCGCAACCCGGTTCTGTTGGGCGAGACGACCCTCTATCGCGGCACGCGCAACCTGCGCCCCTCCGAGGCGCCGCTGGAGCTCTACAGCTCCGATCCGCGGCGCTATCGTGGCGGAATTCTGGCCACGCGCCGCCGCCCGACGGATTTGGACGTGCAGGTCTCGCTGTCCAACAAGAGCCCGGTAACCTGGCTTCACGATGGCCTGGACCCCGTGCAGCTCGAGGTTCGCTGGCTCAACGACGATGGTGAGCTGTCCCAGGAGTTTGTCCGGCTTGCCCTGCCCCGCAGCGTCGGGCCGGGTGAAACGCTCGACGTCCGCCTACGCCTGGGAGATGAGCCCGAGCGTTACGAGGGCGCGGCTAGCATCCGCCTGTTCCATCTCGGGCATGGGTGGTTCGACATCCTCGACACGACGAACTCCGTGCTGCTTCCGCTCAAACGCGCGACCTTCGAGGCCTTCATGGCCCAGCCCGAGCTGCGGGAAGCGTGA
- a CDS encoding class I SAM-dependent methyltransferase, giving the protein MKLKIGVARIPFFGPLIRRTYQLATAPVALARAARLELPRLGHDMADLAERLTRVEYEVRDMRAVIENEIRSVIDPRRIDQRFAELQARSEASIQGTVGQTVQRLDLRMQGLEQRVADVMDRGDHEWGASRRSYTELAHRLSLLLEDVRKLPAGTSRADLQDKADGTPDPLLTTFYATFEDRFRGSREDIRERVSVFLPEAQETIGAVGSTGPVVDLGCGRGEWLEVLSRAGIRCLGVDNNEAQLASARAHGLPVLNADALAWLKEQPPASIPMISAFHLIEHLPFAVLTQFASEVMRVLAPGGLALFETPNPESLLVGAFSFHLDPTHIKPLPPELTTCLMEVIGFTPVKIRPLHPHPWRDRYLRDGSLPQDVARLLFGPRDYAVLARKPGV; this is encoded by the coding sequence TTGAAACTTAAGATTGGCGTCGCACGCATTCCATTCTTCGGCCCCCTCATTCGGCGCACATATCAGCTGGCCACCGCGCCGGTGGCCCTGGCACGCGCGGCGCGTCTGGAACTGCCACGGCTTGGCCATGACATGGCGGATCTTGCCGAGCGCCTCACCCGTGTCGAGTATGAAGTCCGCGATATGCGCGCGGTCATCGAAAACGAGATTCGCTCTGTCATCGACCCCCGCCGCATAGACCAACGCTTCGCCGAATTGCAGGCCCGTTCGGAAGCGAGCATTCAGGGAACCGTCGGCCAGACGGTGCAGCGGCTGGACCTGCGCATGCAGGGACTGGAGCAGCGCGTGGCCGATGTCATGGACCGGGGCGACCACGAGTGGGGCGCGTCCCGGCGCTCATATACCGAGCTTGCCCATCGCCTCTCGCTCCTGCTCGAGGACGTGCGGAAGCTGCCGGCGGGCACCTCGCGAGCCGATCTCCAGGATAAGGCCGATGGCACCCCGGATCCGCTCCTGACGACGTTCTATGCCACGTTCGAGGACCGCTTTCGCGGTTCGCGTGAGGACATTCGCGAACGGGTCTCTGTTTTCCTGCCGGAAGCCCAGGAAACTATTGGCGCGGTCGGCAGCACAGGCCCCGTGGTGGATCTCGGCTGTGGCCGTGGAGAATGGCTCGAGGTGCTGTCACGCGCGGGGATCCGTTGCCTGGGTGTCGACAACAACGAAGCGCAACTCGCCAGCGCGCGCGCGCACGGGCTGCCGGTGCTGAACGCCGACGCCCTCGCCTGGCTGAAGGAGCAGCCCCCCGCATCGATACCGATGATTTCCGCTTTCCACCTCATCGAGCACCTTCCCTTTGCGGTGCTGACGCAGTTCGCGTCCGAAGTCATGCGGGTGCTGGCGCCGGGTGGACTGGCGCTGTTCGAAACACCCAACCCAGAGAGCCTTCTGGTGGGCGCTTTCAGCTTCCACCTCGACCCGACCCATATCAAGCCGCTGCCTCCCGAGCTCACCACCTGCCTGATGGAAGTGATCGGTTTCACACCTGTGAAGATCCGTCCGCTTCATCCCCATCCCTGGCGCGACCGTTATCTGCGCGACGGCAGCTTGCCGCAGGATGTGGCGCGACTGCTCTTCGGGCCGCGTGACTACGCAGTCCTCGCCCGCAAGCCGGGGGTTTGA
- a CDS encoding glycosyltransferase family 1 protein, which produces MVVSVCVDVTPVRSRLTGIGHYTLEVVKAIFDISQNELSRSNNNDEVRVDVFDGFRVRSIEEFVSFSRARESGSGQYWGDRLEKQIGIRARAVFERYGGALARRYHGRIGRGRYDVFHAMNFFAPAPLGRVTIPEIYDMSVLRHPNLHPEERVRWFNNRLASIAEAPRVLTISEFSAREITDLIGIPPERIRVAYPGVDTRFFEREQVEDGAVLSRFGITKGQYALSVSTLEPRKNLRTLVDAYCRLPAERRASMPLVLVGGAGWGEMHWPAATEALVRDGQIRFTGYVDDVVLRTLYRGAAGFFYPSIYEGYGMPVTEALACGSRVVVASGGAVEEAALGQGLLVDPLDTPAWTRAFEQIGDEAGGETEAMRDVRRTAAAHRNWRETARITRDVYIEAATS; this is translated from the coding sequence ATGGTTGTTTCAGTCTGCGTGGATGTGACACCGGTGCGATCGCGCCTCACCGGAATTGGTCACTATACGCTTGAGGTCGTCAAGGCGATATTTGATATTTCTCAGAATGAGTTATCGCGCAGTAATAATAACGATGAGGTAAGAGTTGACGTATTTGATGGCTTCCGGGTGAGGTCTATCGAGGAATTCGTCTCTTTTTCAAGAGCGCGCGAGAGCGGTAGTGGCCAATATTGGGGAGATAGGCTCGAGAAGCAGATAGGTATCCGCGCACGCGCTGTATTCGAGCGCTATGGCGGAGCGCTGGCGCGGCGCTACCACGGCCGCATCGGCCGGGGGCGCTATGACGTCTTCCATGCCATGAATTTCTTCGCGCCAGCGCCGCTCGGGCGGGTGACGATCCCCGAGATCTACGACATGTCGGTGTTGCGCCATCCCAATCTCCATCCGGAGGAACGCGTGCGGTGGTTCAACAACCGGCTCGCCTCCATTGCGGAAGCTCCGCGCGTGCTGACGATTTCAGAGTTTTCCGCCCGTGAGATCACCGATCTCATCGGGATTCCGCCAGAGCGCATACGTGTCGCCTATCCGGGCGTCGACACGCGCTTTTTTGAGCGGGAGCAGGTCGAGGATGGCGCTGTCCTGTCACGCTTCGGGATCACCAAAGGCCAATATGCCCTCAGCGTATCGACGCTTGAGCCTCGCAAGAACCTGCGCACGCTCGTCGATGCCTATTGCCGTCTGCCCGCGGAGCGCCGTGCGTCCATGCCGCTCGTTCTGGTTGGAGGGGCTGGCTGGGGCGAAATGCATTGGCCGGCAGCCACCGAGGCCCTCGTGCGCGACGGGCAGATTCGCTTCACCGGATATGTCGACGATGTGGTGTTGCGCACGCTCTATCGCGGCGCGGCGGGCTTCTTCTATCCGTCGATCTACGAGGGATACGGGATGCCGGTGACTGAGGCGCTTGCCTGCGGATCCCGGGTCGTCGTCGCCAGCGGCGGAGCCGTGGAAGAGGCCGCCCTTGGCCAGGGTTTACTGGTCGATCCGCTCGATACGCCCGCGTGGACACGGGCTTTCGAGCAGATCGGCGACGAGGCGGGCGGTGAAACCGAGGCGATGCGGGATGTCCGCCGTACCGCTGCAGCTCATCGCAACTGGCGGGAGACGGCCCGCATCACGCGGGACGTCTATATCGAGGCGGCAACGTCCTGA
- a CDS encoding NAD(P)-dependent oxidoreductase, which translates to MKAVFVDASPTLAAVAERLHRPDDISLHINRQPDIRPAALPGVIADAEIALIDHTHFPTEIARQCMGLKHVVFLGTGARSYMNVEELAALGITVHLIRGYGDTAVAECAFALMWAAAKGFTLMDRGIRAGQWRLTNGVQLTGKTLGLIGFGGIAAEMARLSAGAGMRVLAWNRSAKSCPGVTFVDMDTLLAESHVLSLHLLLNDETRGFLSRERLAKVRDGAILVNTARGALVDETAMIEALRSGKLAHAALDVYETEPLPATHPLTGLDNVTLSAHSAFRTPEASDNLIEAALNHCRRIAGRHASS; encoded by the coding sequence GTGAAGGCCGTTTTTGTCGATGCCAGCCCCACCCTTGCCGCAGTCGCCGAGCGACTTCATCGCCCTGATGACATTTCTCTGCATATCAACCGTCAGCCGGATATCCGCCCGGCGGCATTGCCGGGTGTCATCGCGGATGCGGAGATCGCGCTGATCGATCACACGCATTTTCCGACCGAGATCGCCCGCCAATGCATGGGGCTGAAGCACGTGGTCTTCCTCGGTACGGGCGCGCGCTCCTACATGAATGTGGAGGAGCTCGCCGCCCTCGGAATCACCGTGCATCTCATCCGCGGCTATGGCGACACGGCGGTTGCCGAATGTGCTTTTGCCCTGATGTGGGCTGCGGCCAAGGGCTTCACACTCATGGATCGCGGGATCCGGGCCGGGCAGTGGCGCCTGACGAACGGCGTGCAACTCACCGGCAAGACCCTCGGGCTGATCGGCTTCGGTGGTATAGCGGCGGAAATGGCGCGCCTCTCCGCGGGTGCGGGCATGCGCGTACTCGCCTGGAATCGCAGCGCCAAGAGCTGCCCCGGCGTCACCTTCGTCGACATGGACACCTTGCTCGCGGAGAGCCACGTCCTGTCGCTGCATCTTCTGCTCAACGACGAAACCCGGGGATTTCTCTCGCGTGAGCGGCTGGCCAAGGTTCGGGATGGCGCCATCCTGGTGAATACGGCACGCGGCGCTCTCGTCGACGAGACCGCGATGATCGAGGCGCTCAGGTCAGGCAAGCTCGCCCATGCGGCGCTCGACGTCTATGAGACGGAGCCCCTGCCCGCCACGCACCCGCTGACCGGCCTCGACAATGTGACCCTCTCCGCCCATTCGGCTTTCCGTACGCCGGAGGCGAGCGACAATTTGATCGAGGCGGCATTGAATCACTGCCGCCGCATCGCAGGCCGTCACGCGTCGTCGTAA
- a CDS encoding extensin family protein, with product MIKLRDLVLTAALAGCGLSSLNAAPLDLASKPEKRKAGQSLIAGQVAGRLPATAPLPPPRPHQETAPSSVPPSAETPGPVLPGNAARGGASPAVPLANIPAPPRRPPQIGLPPAQPAPTDTPASADAPSPALPPAVEQPAVTDLAKACDGVAQMIVKPAVRVPVAGACAVERPVQLEAILIGENRRVTLSPPAVLACATAAAIAAWVRDDIVPIADATGSPLTAIAVADSYNCRPRNRQAGAKPSAHGNGLAFDLGPMTLANKRSLTIRGDGLTVNARQLLKASACNRFGTVLGPGSDGYHEDHLHVDLIPRRPGRGICQWTLPGGDKK from the coding sequence ATGATCAAGCTCCGCGATCTGGTGCTGACCGCGGCTCTCGCTGGCTGCGGCCTATCCAGTCTGAACGCGGCACCGCTTGATCTTGCGTCGAAGCCGGAAAAGCGAAAGGCAGGCCAGAGCCTTATTGCAGGGCAGGTCGCGGGGCGCCTTCCCGCGACCGCTCCCTTGCCCCCTCCGCGCCCTCATCAAGAAACCGCTCCATCTTCCGTGCCCCCCTCCGCTGAAACGCCCGGTCCGGTCTTGCCCGGCAATGCCGCGAGGGGCGGCGCTTCACCCGCCGTCCCGCTGGCCAATATCCCGGCGCCACCGCGACGCCCCCCGCAAATCGGCCTGCCCCCTGCTCAACCAGCCCCCACCGATACCCCCGCAAGTGCTGACGCGCCCTCACCAGCATTACCGCCTGCCGTGGAACAGCCTGCGGTAACCGATCTGGCGAAGGCTTGCGACGGCGTCGCCCAGATGATCGTCAAACCGGCGGTGCGCGTCCCCGTGGCGGGCGCATGCGCCGTGGAACGACCGGTTCAGCTGGAAGCAATCCTGATCGGCGAAAACCGACGCGTCACACTCAGTCCGCCTGCTGTCCTCGCCTGCGCCACCGCCGCTGCCATCGCCGCCTGGGTCAGGGACGACATCGTCCCGATCGCCGATGCGACCGGTTCGCCGCTCACCGCGATCGCGGTTGCGGATTCCTACAATTGCCGACCGCGCAACCGGCAGGCGGGCGCCAAGCCCTCCGCTCACGGAAACGGCCTCGCCTTCGATCTCGGGCCCATGACGCTCGCGAACAAGCGGAGCCTGACGATCCGCGGCGACGGCCTGACAGTCAACGCCCGGCAGCTGCTGAAAGCCAGCGCCTGCAACCGTTTCGGCACGGTTCTCGGTCCGGGATCGGATGGCTATCACGAGGATCACCTGCACGTAGACCTGATCCCCAGGCGCCCGGGGCGCGGCATCTGCCAATGGACGCTGCCCGGCGGCGACAAGAAATAG
- a CDS encoding DUF3309 family protein encodes MMSTILLIILILLVVGALPTWPYSSGWGYYPSGGLGLILIVLLILLLLGRI; translated from the coding sequence ATGATGTCAACCATACTCCTCATCATACTCATTCTACTTGTCGTCGGTGCACTACCTACATGGCCGTACAGCTCAGGATGGGGCTATTATCCGAGCGGCGGACTTGGATTGATTCTTATAGTTCTGCTCATTCTCCTTCTCTTGGGACGCATATAG
- a CDS encoding SIMPL domain-containing protein, producing MKISAPLVFALALIGAAGAANAQDNGAGAGRARPGQITITGEGSVSAAPDIATLSTNVVTTAKSAREATEANSKAMTAVIERFKAAGIEARDLSTSGFSVQPRYVQSKQQDEAPRIDGYEVRNGVTVRIRDLSKLGAILDTAITAGANQINGISFDVAEPSALLDKAGTAAVKDARRRAELYADAAGVKLGRVIAIAEPSMEGPRPMMMAARADFAKSSAVPIEAGERDFNVRIRVTYEISQ from the coding sequence ATGAAAATCTCTGCTCCTCTTGTCTTTGCCCTTGCCCTTATCGGCGCCGCCGGCGCCGCGAATGCACAGGACAATGGAGCGGGTGCCGGGCGCGCACGCCCCGGCCAGATCACCATTACCGGTGAAGGCAGCGTTTCCGCCGCCCCGGACATCGCCACGCTATCGACCAATGTCGTGACGACCGCGAAGTCCGCGCGCGAAGCGACCGAAGCCAACAGCAAGGCCATGACGGCGGTCATCGAGCGCTTCAAGGCGGCGGGCATCGAGGCCCGCGATCTCTCGACCTCCGGCTTCTCTGTGCAGCCCCGCTACGTGCAATCCAAGCAGCAGGACGAGGCGCCGCGCATCGATGGCTACGAGGTCCGCAACGGCGTCACCGTCCGGATCCGGGACCTCAGCAAACTGGGTGCCATTCTCGACACGGCGATCACTGCCGGCGCCAACCAGATCAATGGCATCAGCTTTGACGTGGCGGAGCCATCAGCACTTCTCGACAAGGCTGGCACCGCGGCGGTCAAGGATGCGCGCCGTCGCGCCGAACTCTATGCCGACGCGGCCGGCGTGAAGCTCGGCCGCGTCATCGCCATCGCCGAGCCGTCAATGGAAGGGCCGCGCCCGATGATGATGGCTGCCCGCGCTGATTTTGCCAAATCATCGGCCGTGCCGATCGAGGCCGGCGAGCGGGACTTCAACGTGCGTATCCGTGTCACTTACGAGATTTCGCAGTAA
- the glpK gene encoding glycerol kinase GlpK → MGRYVGAIDQGTTSSRFILFDRQGDIVAQAQKEHAQIYPRPGWVEHDPAEIWRNTQAVISEALASAHIRPTDITSVGVANQRETTVVWDRKTGTPLHNALVWQDTRVDAMANALASDAGAGGRDRLRAKTGLPLASYFSGLKLRWLLDHVSGLRAKSEAGEALFGTIDSWIVWNLTGGPDGGCHVTDVTNASRTQLLDINRLAWDEEILDLFAIPAAMLPRLASSSEVYGEARGSLAGVPVAGILGDQQAALVGQTCFSPGEAKNTYGTGSFTLINTGERPFQSTCGLITTIAYQFGQAKAAYALEGSIAVTGALVQWLRDNLGLIPSSSDIERLARSVDDNGDVYIVPAFSGLYAPHWRPDARGVICGLTRFANKGHIARAALEASAYQTHDVLKAMAEDSGIEITALRADGGMAANELLMQFQSDVLGVPVVRPKVVETTALGAAYAAGLATGYWTSLEDLRGNWGVDRRWEPAMPAEARAKLLAAWNKALERSLGWVE, encoded by the coding sequence ATGGGGCGCTATGTGGGGGCAATCGATCAGGGAACGACGAGTTCCCGCTTCATCCTGTTCGACCGGCAGGGGGACATCGTCGCGCAGGCCCAGAAGGAGCACGCGCAGATCTATCCCCGGCCGGGTTGGGTTGAGCATGACCCCGCGGAGATCTGGCGCAATACGCAGGCTGTTATAAGCGAGGCGCTGGCTTCGGCGCACATAAGGCCGACGGATATCACGAGCGTCGGCGTCGCCAATCAGCGTGAGACCACGGTGGTGTGGGATCGCAAAACCGGCACTCCGCTCCACAATGCGCTCGTCTGGCAGGATACGCGCGTCGACGCGATGGCGAATGCATTGGCGAGCGACGCGGGCGCCGGCGGTCGCGATAGGCTGCGGGCCAAGACTGGGCTTCCACTCGCGTCCTACTTCTCGGGATTGAAGCTGCGCTGGCTTCTCGATCATGTCTCCGGCCTCCGGGCGAAGTCGGAGGCAGGCGAGGCGTTGTTCGGCACGATCGACAGCTGGATTGTCTGGAACCTCACCGGCGGCCCCGATGGCGGATGCCATGTCACCGATGTGACCAATGCCAGCCGTACCCAGCTGCTCGATATCAACCGGCTGGCATGGGACGAGGAAATCCTTGATCTGTTCGCCATTCCCGCCGCCATGCTGCCCCGTCTCGCATCGTCCAGCGAGGTCTATGGGGAGGCGCGGGGCAGTCTTGCCGGGGTGCCGGTCGCCGGCATTCTCGGCGACCAGCAGGCGGCGCTCGTCGGCCAGACCTGCTTCTCGCCGGGCGAGGCCAAGAATACTTATGGCACGGGCTCCTTCACGCTGATCAACACCGGTGAGAGGCCCTTTCAGTCGACCTGCGGGCTGATCACGACAATCGCCTATCAGTTCGGTCAGGCCAAGGCGGCCTATGCGCTGGAGGGCTCCATCGCCGTGACGGGAGCCCTGGTGCAGTGGCTGCGGGACAATCTGGGGCTCATTCCGTCGAGCAGCGACATCGAGCGCCTGGCGCGTTCCGTGGACGACAATGGCGATGTGTATATCGTGCCGGCGTTCTCCGGCCTCTATGCCCCCCATTGGCGTCCCGATGCGCGCGGCGTGATCTGTGGGCTGACGCGTTTCGCCAACAAGGGGCATATCGCCCGCGCCGCGCTCGAGGCCTCGGCCTACCAGACCCATGACGTTCTGAAGGCGATGGCGGAGGATTCCGGCATCGAGATCACCGCGTTGCGCGCTGACGGCGGCATGGCGGCCAATGAACTTTTGATGCAGTTTCAGTCCGATGTCCTTGGGGTGCCGGTCGTGCGTCCCAAGGTCGTGGAAACGACGGCGCTTGGCGCCGCCTATGCGGCGGGACTGGCGACGGGCTACTGGACAAGCCTCGAGGATCTCAGGGGCAACTGGGGCGTGGACCGGCGCTGGGAACCGGCTATGCCGGCTGAGGCGCGCGCGAAGCTTCTCGCCGCTTGGAACAAGGCCTTGGAGCGGTCTTTGGGGTGGGTGGAGTAG